The following nucleotide sequence is from Coregonus clupeaformis isolate EN_2021a unplaced genomic scaffold, ASM2061545v1 scaf0782, whole genome shotgun sequence.
gcagaattgggccaataccccctccttattcgaatagaaaaaagagccatcgaattttacaaccatctaaaaacaagtgaccccaaaacattccatcacacagctctactatgtcaagagatgaaacaagagaagagtcccttcagccagctggttctgaggttcagttcactaaccaaaaccaacctcatagagcctcaggacagcactcagaaaatctggcccaaccaaatcatcataaagcaaaaagaaaaatatatcacctattggaaagacaccacaaaaaatctaagtaaacttcaatgctctttggctctaaacagacagtacattgtggcagactatctgaccactgtgactgatagacaactgaggaaaacaatgactaggtacagactcagtgagcacagtctggctatagagaccggtcgtcacaggcaaacctggctgcccagagaggacaggctgttcTCACTCTGcctccggggagaggtagagacagagctgcatttcctactacactgtgaaaaatactcagacctaggataatctttctttcccaaaattatcattcagtacaaagaatttgaaactataaaagaggaagaaaaaatccaaTATTTAATGGGTGAAAAGCCTAAATGTGccattttggcagccaaatatgtgtcctcctgccacaacctgagggacagccagtgaaaagtgtaatgtaatgtcaataatatttcctgacagagagagacagacagggagagagagagagagatagagagagagatagagagagagagagagagagagagagagagagagagagagagagagagacagacagacagacagggagagagagagaaagagagagagaaagagagagacagacagacagacagggagggagagagagagactgaaagagagacagacggacagacaagagagagagagagagagagcgataaagagagagacagacagacagggagagagagagagagagacagacagacagggagagagagagagagagagagagaagagagagagagagagagagagagagagacagacagacagacagacagacagggagagagagagaaagagagagagaaagagagagacagacagacagacagacagggagggagagagagagactgaaagagagacagacggacagacagagagagagagagagagagagagcgataaagagagagacagacagacagggagagagagagaaagagacagacagacagggagggagggagggagagagagagactgaaagagagagagactgaaagagagagagcgagacagacagacagacagacagacagacagacagacagagagagagagagagagagagagagacagagacacagacagacagacagacagagagagagagagagagagagagagagagagagagagagagagagagagagagagagagagagagagagagagagagagagagagagagagagagagagagagagagagagagagaatacctgaccagaatacctgaccactgtgactgacccaaacttaaggaaagctttgactatgtacagactcagtgaccatagccttgctattgagaaaggccgccgtaggcagacctggctctcaagagaagacaggctatgtgcagactgcccacaaaatgaggtggaaactgagctgcacttcctaacctcctgccaaatgtatgaccatattagagacacatatttccctcagattacagcgatccacaaagaattcgaaaacaaacccaattttgataaactcccttatctactgggtgaaaaccacagtgtgccatcacagctgcaagatttgtgacctgttgccacaagaaaagggcaaccagtgaagaacaaacaccattgtaaatacaacccatatttatgtttatttattttcccatttgtactttaactatttgcacattgttacaacactgtatatatacataatatgacatttgaaatgtctttattcttttggaaacttctgagtgtaatgtttactgttaatatttattgtttatttcacttttgttcactatctacttcccttgctttggcaatgttaacacacgtttcccatgccaataaagcccttaaattgaattgaattgaaattgaaattgaattgagagagagagagagagagagagagagagagagagagagagagagagagagagagagagagagagagagagagagagagagagacagagagacagagagacagggagagagagagagggagggggagagagagagagagagagagagagagacagacagagagaaagagagagagagaaagacagggagagagagagggagacagaaagggagagagaaagagagagagagagaagaaaagagagacagTGGTAGCATTGATAAAAGTGCTAGGTGATCCAGGTCTATGGAATGTAGAGAATGTAGAGAATGAATGTAGAGCTAGTCCCATTCATACACAGAACGTCATCACAGCTGAAATGTTCCCACTCGTTTCTGACAATGTGTTCATGTCACCATTTCACAACCATTGACTAAAGTGTGGCCATTGTGGTTTCAATAAAAAAGCAGCATAATCATGATTTTAGAAGACATCCCATAATTCCATGGCAGCTCCCTGGACATATCATGCAGTTACAGAGTGGTAGAGTCTCACACGAAGGTCACACAGCCTACTTGGGTTCTGTTTGAGCAGCGGACACAGGGGAAGTTGGGTGAGGTCTAGCTCACACCATGGTTGGCCCTGCCCCGTCCCCATCTGTCCCTATACCTGGACTGTTCTCTTATCACCACATATAAAAGTCTACTCCAAGGGTACACGGTCACATAGTGTATgtcacaccacagagagagaggtgcttGGAGACCAAATGTACAGTagtacaactagagagagagagagagagagagagagagagagagagagagagagcttggaaACCAACTGTACAGTAATACGACTAGAAAGacaacagtagtacagtattagaATACAGTCTAAGAGAAACAGGCCCTCAGGCACAGAAACATCCCAAAAAGCAAAGGaaccaaggagagagagagaaggacggaGAAAATTAAAAGAAGAGAAGTCCTACAGTTGGTTCCTCTCAGACACCAGGTGAGGAGTGAAGCCAGGTTGCCAGATTGTGGAGAGGTATCCTTCCTCCCTGTACAGCATCTCTCCAAATCTCCCACTGGTCTCTCTTGGTGTAGCTGGATCCTAGCCCACCAACATGGCAACCCTGAAGGAGAAGAGGACGTGTGGCCAGCGGTGTGAGGACTTCGGTCGCTTCGTGTGGAACTCAGACACTGGGACCATGTTCGGAAGAACACCTGAGAAATGGGGTATGTACTGCAGAGAGGAAAAGGTGTGTATCATGTGAttgtgtggtgtgtggttgtgtggttgtgtgtgtgtgtgtgtgtgtgtctgtgttggcaAATAAGCTGTTGTTGGTTTGTTGGAGTACATGCAATATTCACACTTTGTTGAAACACTCATCTAGACTGGCTACATGAGCTTAATGCACAAGAGACCCAAGTGTACAGAGCTCCCACCTGACTTTGCTGTGTCCTTTGGAtatcagtgtgtgtagtgttacttcagtgtgtgtagtgttatTTCAGTGTGTGGACATTAGATTGAAGAGATAGCAGTTTGACTGGTAAGCTTGTTGGTTTGTGAGGGGAGACTTCTGCCTCTGACCTCTGGACGATCTCACATTGAGATAATCCACAGCTCTCCCCCATAGAGGGCACCTTGACCAACAGGCTACAGTAGACACATTGGACATTCAGTTGGAAATACAGGTTTAAATTACCAACTGCAACCGGACCACAGACAAGCCAAGAGATGGCAGACTCCTTACCAACCCCTATAACCATCGTTGTTGAATGCAGCCAGGCAAGAGAAGTTGGCTAAAGCAGGAACAGACTGGTAcaaactgactctctctctctctttcactctctctctctctgtccccctctcgctctgtcgctctctctctctctccctctgtccccctctctctctctatctctgtccccccccctctctctccctatctctccctatctctgtctctctctctttctctcctctcttctgtagTGTACATCAGTTTGTACTATGTAGCATTCTATGTGATAATGACTGGCCTGTTCTCTCTGGCCATCTGGACTCTGATGTACACCCTGGACCCCTACACTCCAGACTACCAGGACCGCTTAACATCACCAGGTAACAGATGAAAAATAATGGCAtcctactattccctatatagtgcactacatttcaccagggcccatagattCAGCCCATTTGTAAAAATGGCCCTTCACTGTTTACTGCTCCCTGAAAAAGTCCATATTGTCCCTTGCATCCTtcaccctcccccctctctctcccccctctctccccctccctctctctctccccccactctctcctcctctctaccccctactctccccccactctctcccccctccctctctaccccctccctctttccccctactcctccctctcccctcccccccactctccccaccacctccctctctctccacctccccctccctcctctctctctgtagtgtatgCAGTATGTGACCATATCTGGGATGGTGTTGGCTAACctctgcgttgtgtgtgtgtgtgtaggggtgatGGTCTGGCCGCCTACATACATTGAGGAGGATGTAGTACTCAGCTACAACATGTCTGATAAAGCCAGCCAGAGGAAGATGTCCAACTGCCTCAGCAACTTCCTCAAACGTCAGTGTCCAAGATGAGACCCTATGTAGTggactacttttggccagagctgAGGATGCCATCACATTTCAGACTTTATCAGTCAATTACCTCAAACCAACCAACTACATGTGCTAGTCAATGCTTTGACTTCCCTGCATCACAAATAATTTAATCTCTCcattttccctctctccttccctccctctccccatctatcaccctctctccttccctcactctcCCATCTAgcaccctctctccttccctcactctcccatctatcaccctctctccttccctccctctccccatctatcaccctctctccttccctccctctccccatctatcaccctctctccttccctcactctccccatctatcaccctctctccttccctcactctcccatctatcaccctctctccttccctccctctccccatctatcaccctctctccttccctccctctccccatctatcaccctctctccttccctccctctccccatctatcaccctctctccttccctcactctcccatctatcaccctctctccttccctccctctccccatctatcaccctctctccttccctccctctccccatctatcaccctctctccttccctccctctccccatctatcaccctctctccttccctccctctccccatctatcaccctctctccttccctcactctccccatctatctccctctctccttccctctccccatctatcaccctctctccttccctccctctctccttccctccctctcggtctgactcctctctctcagcctaCAATGACACGTCTCAACAGTCTAACTGTAACTGCACCCGGGGAGAGTACTTCAAACAGGAGAAGTTTGAGGCGCCACACCACACCAAGTACTCCTGCCGCTTCACCCAGAGCATGCTGGGACGCTGCTCCGGCCTGGACGACCCCATGTTCGGCTACAACGGCACCATGCCCTGCGTCATCATTAAGATGAACAGGGTGCGTTCACAATCACAAACCAgctggaaatataacatttacattacatttacattttacattttagtcatttagcagacgctcttatccagagcgacttacagttagtgaatacattttttttttatactggccccccgtgggaatcgaacccacaaccctggcgttgcaaacgccatgctctatcaactgagctacatccctgccggccattccctcccctaccctggacgacgctgggccaattgtgcgccgcccatgagtctcccggtcgcggccggcggcgacagagcctggattcgaaccaggatctctagtggcacagttagcactgcgatgcagtgccttagacccctgcaccactcaggagtacaactGATACATAACATTACCTTATGTTATGCACATGACATTTACAACATGTGGGGATGTTATAACACGTGTTACTTAGTTATAACACATATTATAATACATTTAACACGTTAGGAAATTGCGCTGATATACATTGTTGTTTCTAACCCAGATCATCAACTTCCTGCCCAACAACGGGACTGGTATGGCTCCTCATCTGAACTGCACTATACTGGTGAGTCTAAACCAAGATGGCTACTCAACACCAAagccatatatttatatataaatacatCTGTGGCTCTGCTCAACATGGCTGCCCAGGAAGACAGTTTCTCAGAACGTTCAATCTAGTCTGCCAACAGTATTTGATGGATGGTTGGTGTGTGTGCACAGAGTGGCCATGATAACATAGACATGATCGAGTACTTCCCCACCAACGGAACCTTCGACCTATCCTACTTCCCATACTACGGCAAGCTGGCTCAGGTAACCACGACAACACTGTTTTCTTATATCTATGGAACTAATATAATTTTTTGGGAAACTCCAATGCatggtgtattcattagtcgaaatctgttgcaaaacgttttgcgaTGTAATCCATTTATCGTTTACTAACGGAAGCAAAAAGAGCAACACGGAACAAAACCCGGAAGGATCTACCTGCATTTGTCCAATACAAACTCATTTTcgtagcaaaacattttcagTTTGGAGTAAATGATTTCCGTTCCCAACAAAAATCAGACTAATGGATACACATCTTTGCCATGATTGTTAAAAACAGGCTTTGTAGCAGGTGGTCCCTATATCCAACTCTATGTATAAACATAATTGGTATGAACCATgaacccccctctctgtctccctccacaGCCCACCTACGttaaccctctctgtctccctccacaGCCCACCTACGttaaccctctctgtctccctccacaGCCCACCTACGTTAACCCTCTAGTGGCTGTGAAGTTCCATCTGGTCAAAGAGAGAGAGGCTAAGATCCAGTGTCGTGTGGTGGCCCACAACATCGCCTATCAAGACTCCTACGAACCATACCAGGGGAAGGTGGTCTTCCTGCTGAAGGCTCTGAAATAATGTTACTAGCCAAGCCAATCTGGCAACCCAACCATCTAGGTCCTAACCATGGTTAGAGCCATAGAGTTGGATAGTGTTCCTCATCTTTGCTtttgtgacagcatgggcagtgcAGTTGAGGGCTTCCTCATTTTTTAAGTAGTCTGCGGGAAGAGCGCAATTAATATCTTCCCAATTTCTTCTTCCTCAACAAGTACTTCCTTAAACCATAGAAAGTCCCACCTGGTTTGAGCCGTCTATCCAAGTCTATGATCCCAACCAAGGCAATCTGGAAACCCAACCATCTCTGTCCGAACAGTGGTTGTTTTGCTTCATTTTAGCAATCTCTTTTACAAAGCTTCTAGGAAGAGTACGTAATTTATGGGTATTGAGTGATGCTTGTATAACCAAGACATTCTGTATGCTTTGTTCACTCATTGTATCATAATGAAACCATCAATATTATTAAAATCCATAAAGACAATAACAATGTTCAAACATCCTCTATATTTTATTCTCTATAATTTCCAAACTCATTAGATAACAAAAAGAAAAAAGGTACGGTATTACGGAGTCGACATATTTGTTCAGTTTTACAAAAGTTCATTGGGGGTCTTTGTAGTGGACTCCCGTTTTGCCTTTTGACAAAATCCTGAAGAAGTCTTGAGCTTGTTTCAACCCTATGAATGGCTCCATCCTCCCAAAAAGTTATGTTCGTTGATCATACGCAGCTACTTCATTCCTCTGGGTGTCGTTCATTTAGAAACATTTTGGTACGTTTTGTCTCAATGGGCTGCCTGCCAGCCAGGCAGAGAACCACTTCTGATTTATAACAACGTTCTCTTGAATCCAATTCTGAGGTCACCTTGCTTTGAGATGGGATGAGTGGCCTTGTCTCCTCTAGCGTCACACACAGGGACATTTGGCCTCTACTGTCTGTAGGTATTCACAGCAACACACAGGGACATCTGGCCTCTACTGTCTGTAGGTATTCACAGCAACACACAGGGACATTTGGCCTCTACTGTCTGTAGGTATTCACAGCAACACACAAGCACAGGGCCAAGTGACTGCccaaacacacactcaccaaTCTTGAAAATAGCTGCCAGAAGGaagtcacacacacaaaataagaaAATATTACTACAAATAagtacaaaacatacacacacacacaccctctcccctAGGAGATGTATAGGAAGTCATTTCCACTGTCATGTCAACGACTGACACCACTACTGTTCATAATGTTAAATACTGTAATACAGCGACACAAGACAGATCTCAGAGGTTTCTGGAGGGAATCTTTCCGTGGCCGTATATCAGTTCACTCAAGAACCAAAAAAAAGAGTATGGCAGGAGAAGGCTCCCATTTCCTGTAACGGGGAGGCGGGCTGAAGAGGAGCGCGTTGTGGAGATTACACTCTGATAGAAACACAGGTTCAgaagcagaaaaaaaaaaaagttaattcCCACTAAAGGCATTATACAGTCAGCGTCTTTGGCAGCAGAGACTACATTTCCCAGAAGGCCATTGCGTCGGTGCGCTCTGTGCATTCTGAAGGCAGCTGAGGAAGGAGAAGCAGGGGCAGGAGCCTCCTCGTAGATAGCTTGGTGGGGAGGAGGGAAGGCCTGAGATGGagccggagggagggagagagacttgtTCATGGGATATGGGCTGCAcgcattccaaatggcactaGTCCCAATACAGTGCATTACATTTGTGccaatatggctctggtcaaaggtagttcaGCATATAGGgagtcatttgggacacacttgGTTAAATCAGACTGGTCTGGTAGAGTTGGTTGAGTGAGAACGAAGAACTACTGATTTAATCATCGTCATCGTAgtcctcttcatcatcctcttcctcatctGCCATGTAGGACACAGGGGTGTGGCCTCGCGAGCCGCTGTAGTGTGACTCGTTGGAAATGGATGCCACTGTGCCATCGGCGCCACTGAATATACAGCAGGAAACAGAAGGAATTAGTTAGACCTTCCTGTTACATCACTACCTGTCCATTTAAAAGAGCTCAGAAAGAGCTCAGAGaccatagagttggatagagggcaCACTTGAAACAAAgcttgttttagcatgggcagcgcctcTGAAGGCTTTCACCCTCCAGATAGGAGATGAGCTCTCAAGTACATCTCTACGGAAGAGACTCACCTTGTGTGATGGCGTCCTCCGTTTGTAGACGACGCTCCCGTGATGTAGACGTTGCTTATTGGGCCCGTGGCCATTTCTGGAGGGGGAGGGAACAGAAAACCATTTATATAGCCTCCTTTACACACTCCCAGCCCGAGTATATCagggtgaatagggtgccatttgggacgcagtcctaCTGACATGTAACATAGGGCTCCAGGGCTCTGGGCACCAGGGTGAATAGGGGGCCGTTTGGGATGCAGTCCTACTGACCTGTAACATAGGGCTCCAGGGCTCTGGGCACCAGGGTGAATAGGGGGCCGTTTGGGATGCAGTCCTACTGACCTGTAACATAGGGCTCCAGGGCTCTGGGCACCAGGGTGAATAGGGGGCCGTTTGGGCCGCAGTCCTACTGACCTGTAACATAGGGCTCCAGGGCTCTGGGCACCAGGTGAAGGCGTTGGGAGCAGTCCTACTGACCTGTAACATAGGGCTCCAGGGCTCTGGGCACCAGGGTGCGGGCTTCCTTCAGGTCCTCTGGGGAACAGCAGCCCACCTCCAGTCCACAAGACATCCCCATCCTCTTCAACACCTCTACGTCATCATGGATCTCAAACATGTTGTCAAAGTTAAACAGGTACTCAAACCtgtagggtggagagggggaggggagggatggaggaggagaggagttgggggaggagagggatggaggcaggagagggatggaggcaggagagggatggaggcaggagagggatggagggaggagagggatggagggaggagagggatggagggaggagagggatggagggaggagagggatgggggggaggagagggatggagggaggagagggatggagggaggagagggatggagggaggagagggatggagggaggagagggatggagggaggagagaggagggagggagaggagagggagggagagggaggagaggggagggaggagagggatggaggggaggagagggatggagggaggagagggatggaggggaggagagggatggagggaggagagggatggaggggaggagagggatggaggaggagagggttggaggaggagaggagttggggaGGCAGGTATGATTAGATGAGGTTTGGTGTTGTATTTGAAATCACTCCCATGATGCACTCACACCAAGGTGTCTCAaagggagttgggatatgcaaatcTCTAGATATATTTCACCCATCCGTATAATACACCCGTGTGAAACAGGACAATGTAATGATCTGTGTATTACACCGTCTCTGGTCTCTTACTTGTCGTTAGAGATGCTGCAGTCGATGACGGTCCTCTTGGAGGTGTTGACGATGATGAAGGGGAGGTTGATGACAGAGTTTGGGGGCGGAGCCCTCCCCGCTTGCTGCTCCGCTGAACGGTTACGCTGCACCAGGCGCTTGAACGCTATTTGCTGCACCGAGACATTCACACAACGTTATGATACCGTTCAGTCAACGTCGTTGAAATGACATTCAGGCAACGTTGAAGCCACCAGCAAGACAGGGTGAGCTTCTTCTAAAACGTGTGTATGTTCCACCACAGTGAGTGGAGTGTTTACCTGTAGAATGAGCTCCTGTAGCTGAGACTGTTTCTGCTTGATCCTCTCTAgtcgtctctgtctctccacctgaCCATCAGACAAATACATCAGGTTACAGGTGTCTttgtgggtctgtctgtctgctgagtTGGTGGGAAGGCCGATCCACCTGATCTCTTACCTCTAGGCTCTGACGCTCCTGTGCTGAGTTGGTGGGCAGGCCGATCCACCTGATCTCTTACCTCTGGGCTCTGACGCTCCTCTGCTGAGTTGGTGGGCAGGCCGATCCACCTGATCTCTTACCTCTAGGCTCTGACGCTCCTGTGCTGAGTTGGTGGGCAGGCCGATCCACCTGATCTCTTACCTCTAGGCTCTGACACTCCTGTGCTGAGTTGGTGGGCAGGCCGATCCACCTGATCTCTTACCTCTAGGCTCTGACACTCCTGTGCTGAGTTGGTGGGCAGGCCGATCCACTTGATCTCTTTCTTCTCTTTAGAGATGATGTTCATGGCCATGAGCACATTGAGCGCATCGTACACACGCCGTCGGATGTTCTTCTGGTCGTAGGAATGCTGTggatgggagagagaaaggggctgtgtctcaaatggcactgcTGTCGTTTCCCAAATGGCCTAATCCCttcagagtgcactacttttgcctaGGGCCCATAGGGCCGCGCAGAATCTGTGCATCTTGAACTCTGATTGGGCTATTTGTTTTACGGATGAAACCCTGGTCTGATGGGTTTTTGATTGGCCGTGTGTCTCACCGAGTCGCCGGGCGAGAGGAGGGTGTCGTTGGCGCTGAACTCTGCCACGAGCTCGTCAGCCACCTCATTGTAGGTGGTCACGCCCTTTCTCTGCACCTTCTCACACACCTTCATGGAGAAATGCCTCAGCCCCTTCCCGTTCTTATCCCCCTTCTTACCAGTACCACGCTTCCTGGAACACAACCAACCACAGCAGGaattagagagagaaggagccaaTCACAGCAGGATTTAGAGAGAGGAGAAGCCAATCACAGCAGGATTTAGAGAGAGGAGAAGCCAATCACAGCAGGaattagagagaggaggagccaaTCACAGCAGGaattagagagaggaggagccaaTCACAGCAGGATTTAGAGAGAGGAGAAGCCAATCACAGCAGGaattagagagaggaggagccaaTCACAGCAAGATTTAGAGAGAGAAGCCAATCACAGCAGGaattagagagaggagaagccAATCACAGCAAGAATTAGAGAGGAGAAGCCAATCACAGCAGGaattagagagagaaggagccaaTCACAGcaggaattagagagagagaaggagccaaTCACAGCATGaattagagagagaaggagccaaTCACAGCAGGaattagagagagaaggagccaaTCACAGCAGGAATTAGAGAGAGGAGCCAATCACAgcaggaatgagagagagaagacgcCAATCTGAGCAAATTAGGTTGCGCGACCCCATGTGGAGTCACCTGACATGAAAATGGGTCACGGGAGAGTTtttcatacccccccaaaaaaacgaccttctttgtatctcaaaatcattgtaatgtggttaaaaCTATAAATTACTTAACCTAAAATATCAAATTCAACCAGAGTGCCCTTAGAGGAAAGTGCAGCCCTTgaacatgtgcttaacaagtcacataagtagcatggactcactgtgtgcgttaatagtgtttaacattatttttaaatgactaccccatcactgtaccccacacatacaattatctgtaatgtccctcagtcgagcagtgaatttcaaacacagattcaatcacaatgaccagggaggttttccaatggttcgcaaagaagggcacctgttggtagatgggttaaacaaaaaaaaaggcagacattgaatatccctttgagcatggtgaagtttttaattacactttggatggtgtatcaatacacccagtcactaaaaagacacaggcgtctttcctaactcagttggtggaagaaggaaaccgctcagggatttcaccatgaggtcaatggtgactttaaaacagttacagagtttaatggctgtgataagagaagactgaggatggatcaacaacattgtatggtggtggctgcatcatgttatgggtattcttgtcatcggcaaggactagggagtattttgggataaaaagaaatggaagagctaagcacaggcaaaatcctagaggaaaacttagttcagtctgctttctaacagacacggggagattaattcacctttcagcaggacaattacctaaaacactaggccaaatatacactggagttgcttatcaagatgacattgaatgttcctgagtggcctagttacagttgacttaaagcttgaaaatctatggcaaggctTGAAAATGGCTATCTTgcg
It contains:
- the LOC123485649 gene encoding potassium-transporting ATPase subunit beta-like, whose amino-acid sequence is MATLKEKRTCGQRCEDFGRFVWNSDTGTMFGRTPEKWVYISLYYVAFYVIMTGLFSLAIWTLMYTLDPYTPDYQDRLTSPGVMVWPPTYIEEDVVLSYNMSDKASQRKMSNCLSNFLKPYNDTSQQSNCNCTRGEYFKQEKFEAPHHTKYSCRFTQSMLGRCSGLDDPMFGYNGTMPCVIIKMNRIINFLPNNGTGMAPHLNCTILSGHDNIDMIEYFPTNGTFDLSYFPYYGKLAQPTYVNPLVAVKFHLVKEREAKIQCRVVAHNIAYQDSYEPYQGKVVFLLKALK
- the LOC121556760 gene encoding transcription factor Dp-1; the encoded protein is MAKDAAGIGANGEMKVFYNQNLSPSKGVLSLVTVHPQSLSVGKQLLPKTLGLSNVNIAPHMVMGTPQRPSGSGGLMMGSPHTPSTQYRPQSQPPDASPWSTGKRGTGKKGDKNGKGLRHFSMKVCEKVQRKGVTTYNEVADELVAEFSANDTLLSPGDSHSYDQKNIRRRVYDALNVLMAMNIISKEKKEIKWIGLPTNSAQECQSLEVERQRRLERIKQKQSQLQELILQQIAFKRLVQRNRSAEQQAGRAPPPNSVINLPFIIVNTSKRTVIDCSISNDKFEYLFNFDNMFEIHDDVEVLKRMGMSCGLEVGCCSPEDLKEARTLVPRALEPYVTEMATGPISNVYITGASSTNGGRHHTSGADGTVASISNESHYSGSRGHTPVSYMADEEEDDEEDYDDDD